The DNA region TTTAGGTGCAAATATATATAGTGATATATTTTTTGTAGCATTTAAACTTCCCAATCTTTTTAGACGTATTTTTGCTGAAGGTGCATTTACACAAGCTTTTATTCCAGCATATGCAAAAGCAAAATTTAAAATTAGATTTTCTTCGATTATTTTTTTACAACTAATAGGTTTTTTATTAGTTTTATCTCTTTTTGTTACTTTTTTTTCAAGCTTAATTACTAAAGCAATAGCTTTAGGATTTGATGAAAAAACAATAAAACTTGCAGCCCCTTTAGTTGCAATAAATTTTTACTATTTGCCTTTGATTTTTATAGTTACTTTTATGGCAGCTTTATTACAATATAAAAATCACTTTGCTACAACAGCTTTCTCTACTGCACTTTTAAATTTAGCTTTAATTGCTGCATTATTAATATCTAAAGATTTAGATAAATATGAGATTACTTATTATCTATCTTATGGTGTTTTAGTTGGTGGATTATTACAAGTTTATGTTCATTATATAGCAATAAAAAAGAAAAATTTATTAAAAATATTTACTTTTAAAAAACATACAAAAAAAGAAGAAAATAGATTTTATAAAAGTTTTTTGGGTGCTACAATTGGAAGTTCAACAGCACATATCTCTGCATTTTTAGATACATGGCTTGCTTCTTTTTTAGTAAGTGGATCTATTTCATATTTATATTATGCAAATAGAGTATTTCAACTTCCTTTAGCTTTATTTGCTATTGCCACATCAACTGCACTATTCCCAATGATTGCAAAAGCTATTAAAAATAAAGATGAAAAAAGAGCTTTATTTTTATTAAAAAAATCAACTACTATTCTATTTTGCTTACTTTTTTTAGCAACCTTAGTAGGTATTATTTTTAACGATTTTATCATTTGGCTTTTATTTGAAAGAGGTGCATTTACTTCAACTGATACACAAAATACTGCACTAATTTTAACTATGTATTTAATTGGTCTTGTTCCTTTTGGAATAGCTAAAATTTTTTCATTGTGGTTATATTCACATGAAAAACAATTTATTACAGCTAAAATTTCGATGAAAGCTTTAGCTTTTAATATAATCTTTTCATTAGCACTTATTTTACCTTATAAAGCAGCAGGACTTGCACTAGCAAGTACATTGAGTGGATTTATATTATTTTATTTGACTATTAAAGAATTTGGTATAAATAAATTCTTCAATCTTTTTAAAAACTAATCTTTGGTATAATTTGTGTTTTGAAACTTTAAAATAGGATTTTTATGAAAGAATTTTTTAAACAATATGTACCATATTATAAAGATTATAAATTAAAATTTTTCTATGCATTCATTGGTATGGCTTTAGCAGCAGGAGGAACAGCAGGTTCTGCTTATGTTGTAAAACCTTTACTTGATGAAATTTTCATAGCCAAAAATTTAACTATGCTTTACACTATTCCTGCACTTGTAATAGGATTATATTTTGCAAAAGGATTTGGAAAATATGTACAGTCATATTATATTTCCTATATTGGGCAAGATATTATTAGAAAAGTTAGAGATAATTTATTAAGGCATACACTAACTTTAGATATGGAATTTTTCCAGAAAAAACATGGTGGAGAGTTAATATCTAGAATAACCAATGATATTAATAAAATCCAATCTGCTGTTTCAAGTCAAATTGCAGAGTTTTCAAAAGAGGCACTGACTGTATTTGCTTTAATATTTGTAACAATTTATCAAAGTGCCGAACTTGCTTTTTATGGTCTTGTTATTATGCCTCTTGCGATTATTCCTTTATCAAAACTTGCTAAAAAAATGAAAAAACTATCATACGCTTCACAAGAAAGTATTTCAGATATTACTACGCATTTAAATGAAATTTTCAATAATATAGAGATAATTAAAGCAAATTCAACAGAAAAAATAGAAATTGATAAATTTGTAAAACATAATAAAAACTTTTTTAATATCTCTATAAAAACTGTTAAAACAAATGAACTTGTATCACCTGTGATGGAAACACTTGGAGCTTTTGCTATCGCTATTGTTATTGTACTTGGTGGAACAAAAGTAATTAATGGTGCTTTAACAGTCGGAGAATTCTTCTCTTTTATGACAGCACTTTTTATGCTTTATACTCCTATAAAAAAAATATCATCTTTATATAATAAAATGCAATCAGCACTTGCTGCAAATGACAGAATAAACTCACTATTAAATGTTAAAAGTTCTATTCCATCAGGTCATTTAATTATTGATGAAGAGATAAATGAAATTACATTTAAAGATGTATCTTTAAAATATGATGAAGTTCCAGCTTTAAATAATATTTCATTGAAAGTAAAAAAAGGTGAAACA from Malaciobacter molluscorum LMG 25693 includes:
- the murJ gene encoding murein biosynthesis integral membrane protein MurJ, with protein sequence MLIKSIFTNSSGILFSRVLGFIRDLLTASILGANIYSDIFFVAFKLPNLFRRIFAEGAFTQAFIPAYAKAKFKIRFSSIIFLQLIGFLLVLSLFVTFFSSLITKAIALGFDEKTIKLAAPLVAINFYYLPLIFIVTFMAALLQYKNHFATTAFSTALLNLALIAALLISKDLDKYEITYYLSYGVLVGGLLQVYVHYIAIKKKNLLKIFTFKKHTKKEENRFYKSFLGATIGSSTAHISAFLDTWLASFLVSGSISYLYYANRVFQLPLALFAIATSTALFPMIAKAIKNKDEKRALFLLKKSTTILFCLLFLATLVGIIFNDFIIWLLFERGAFTSTDTQNTALILTMYLIGLVPFGIAKIFSLWLYSHEKQFITAKISMKALAFNIIFSLALILPYKAAGLALASTLSGFILFYLTIKEFGINKFFNLFKN
- a CDS encoding ABC transporter ATP-binding protein; protein product: MKEFFKQYVPYYKDYKLKFFYAFIGMALAAGGTAGSAYVVKPLLDEIFIAKNLTMLYTIPALVIGLYFAKGFGKYVQSYYISYIGQDIIRKVRDNLLRHTLTLDMEFFQKKHGGELISRITNDINKIQSAVSSQIAEFSKEALTVFALIFVTIYQSAELAFYGLVIMPLAIIPLSKLAKKMKKLSYASQESISDITTHLNEIFNNIEIIKANSTEKIEIDKFVKHNKNFFNISIKTVKTNELVSPVMETLGAFAIAIVIVLGGTKVINGALTVGEFFSFMTALFMLYTPIKKISSLYNKMQSALAANDRINSLLNVKSSIPSGHLIIDEEINEITFKDVSLKYDEVPALNNISLKVKKGETLALVGDSGGGKSSLVNLIIRFYETNEGSITFNDDNIKDINIESLRNSVSIVTQRVYIFNDTICENIAYGQEIDEEKIIKVLKQAHAYNFVSEMENGIHTKLDEFGTNLSGGQRQRIAIARALYKNPQILILDEATSALDNESESIISEVIDEISKDKITFIIAHRLSTVKHATNIAVFKKGEIVCIGNEKQLKKDCDEYKRLHNLANI